The following proteins come from a genomic window of Xiphophorus couchianus chromosome 19, X_couchianus-1.0, whole genome shotgun sequence:
- the cldn23l gene encoding claudin-23 translates to MRFGGNSLYIPSTCLIPFHRFATPLERFKRKSVLAQMMQTPVSMVMGIVFAPLGLVLVFTAAITPQWREGQARLNIGGTGSLLRSGAKGQGVGVRSGSVEALLLLRSDGLWESCLQVEQSELKQCWPIAGPYQRDARVRLVQGLVLTSLFLCGIGIVLACIGVRCWTDLPLRRVAASGGLLVVTAGLLSLTGLGVYTHNLRRLGVDPSQGLNNPKFPQLSLSPAGSLYFGWLGSCLQVLGGGALLFSFKRPRCPTCPSRQEQAVCPACHSCPEMTSKTDVDVYEVSC, encoded by the coding sequence ATGCGTTTTGGGGGAAATTCACTTTACATTCCCAGCACTTGTTTAATCCCTTTTCATCGCTTTGCTACACCTCTTgagagatttaaaagaaaatcagttttagcACAAATGATGCAAACTCCAGTCTCCATGGTGATGGGGATTGTCTTCGCTCCTCTGGGACTTGTCCTTGTCTTCACTGCCGCCATCACCCCTCAGTGGCGGGAGGGACAGGCTCGCCTGAACATCGGGGGGACGGGATCTCTCCTTCGATCCGGAGCAAAGGGTCAAGGTGTGGGTGTCAGGTCCGGCTCGGTGGAGGCCCTGCTCCTGCTGCGCTCCGACGGCCTGTGGGAGAGCTGCTTACAGGTGGAGCAGTCCGAGCTGAAGCAGTGCTGGCCCATAGCCGGCCCGTACCAGAGAGACGCCCGGGTTCGGCTGGTGCAAGGCCTGGTGCTCACGTCCTTGTTCCTGTGCGGCATCGGGATTGTCCTGGCTTGCATCGGGGTCCGATGCTGGACAGATCTGCCTCTGAGGAGGGTGGCGGCTTCAGGCGGACTCCTGGTGGTGACCGCCGGCCTTCTGAGCCTGACCGGGTTGGGGGTTTACACCCACAACCTCAGGAGACTGGGGGTGGATCCCAGTCAAGGACTCAACAACCCCAAGTTCCCCCAGCTCAGCCTGAGTCCAGCCGGGTCGCTCTACTTCGGGTGGCTGGGTTCTTGTTTACAGGTGCTGGGAGGCGGCGCGCTGCTGTTCAGCTTCAAGCGACCGAGATGTCCGACTTGCCCGTCCCGCCAGGAGCAAGCCGTCTGTCCTGCGTGCCACTCGTGTCCAGAAATGACCAGCAAGACCGACGTGGACGTATATGAAGTCAGCTGTTAG
- the grhl3 gene encoding grainyhead-like protein 3 homolog, with protein MTKETETLGLVFQSENFSYNHCTNYVMDSWAYLDTPNPEQKLRLNPGETMTALTILQEQCRKEQKAAAFNRNNICKPTERTLMTNVNDPVLKILSEIVPTSHPQEVLGLKQISSQPIISAPGFSETYATLSSVVADTSDKQELSNIFNLMQKWPDNAAFADPSAETLPYSDLFPESHSSPVYSGSYASSSPERPRNDFQFALGSPAALPHKSSELPMVYLNKGQFYPITLQGVDSSACLTATKVKTVVMAVFENDKSPEMQLRFWNHWHARQPTVKQRVIDIADYKEVFSGLSNVEEVAFNAFSFVWNPNEEAKIYIGINSLSTDFSSQKGVKGLPLNLQIDTYDFSSGNNQLIHRAACQVKIFCDKGAERKMRDEEKKRSKRRVKNTNDAHAKSVVSSSIGSECTFFKTLDDLVTQPVLFIPEAHLTSLQRMATPMDDIERSCLKRLYPDREQSGSPPNKQTRREDPQRVLLYVRTGTDEVFDALMLSSPTLSGLREAISEKYGLQKDTIGRICKKCKRGILVNMDDNIIQHYSNQSAFLIQMTELAAGQLQVTLVEE; from the exons ATGACCAAAGAGACTGa GACTCTGGGACTGGTTTTTCAGAGCGAGAACTTCAGCTATAACCATTGTACAAACTACGTAATGGACTCCTGGGCCTACCTGGACACCCCCAACCCGGAGCAGAAGCTTAGACTCAACCCTGGAGAAACCATGACAGCCTTAACAATACTTCAAGAACAGtgcagg AAAGAGCAGAAAGCTGCTGCCTTCAACCGCAACAACATCTGCAAGCCAACAGAGAG GACTCTGATGACCAACGTCAACGACCCGGTCTTGAAGATCCTCTCTGAGATTGTTCCCACCTCCCACCCTCAGGAGGTTCTGGGGCTGAAGCAGATCTCTTCTCAGCCCATCATTTCCGCTCCCGGCTTCTCGGAAACGTACGCCACCCTGAGCAGCGTCGTCGCAGACACGTCCGACAAGCAGGAGCTCAGCAACATCTTCAACCTGATGCAGAAGTGGCCAGACAACGCTGCGTTCGCTGACCCCAGTGCTGAG ACTCTTCCCTATAGCGATCTGTTTCCTGAAAGCCACTCCAGCCCCGTCTACTCGGGCTCGTACGCCAGCTCCTCTCCGGAGAGGCCCAGGAACGACTTCCAGTTTGCCCTCGGATCTCCTGCTGCATTGCCTCACAAGTCCAGCGAGTTGCCCATGGTTTACCTGAACAAAGGCCAGTTCTACCCCATCACTCTGCAGGGAGTCGACAGCAGCGCTTGCCTCACCGCCACCAAAGTCAAG ACTGTGGTGATGGCTGTGTTTGAGAACGACAAGAGCCCAGAAATGCAGCTCCGCTTCTGGAACCACTGGCACGCGCGTCAGCCAACTGTCAAGCAGAGGGTTATTGACAtcg CCGACTACAAAGAAGTATTCAGTGGCCTCAGCAACGTGGAGGAGGTGGCCTTCAACGCTTTCTCCTTCGTGTGGAACCCCAACGAGGAGGCAAAG aTTTACATTGGCATAAACTCCCTGAGCACCGACTTCTCCTCTCAGAAAGGGGTGAAGGGCCTGCCTCTGAACCTGCAGATCGACACCTACGACTTCAGTTCAGGAAACAACCAGCTCATCCACAGAGCTGCCTGCCAGGTCAAGATTTTCTGCGATAAG GGTGCAGAGAGGAAAATGCGtgatgaagagaagaagagatcCAAGAGGAGGGTAAAGAACACTAATGATGCACATG CCAAGTCTGTTGTGAGCAGCTCCATCGGCTCTGAGTGCACCTTCTTCAAAACTCTAGACGACCTCGTCACTCAGCCAGTTCTCTTCATCCCAGAGGCACACCTCACCAGCTTACAGCGCATG GCCACTCCTATGGATGACATTGAAAG GAGTTGTCTGAAGAGGCTGTATCCAGACAGAGAGCAGAGTGGTTCTCCACCCAACAAACAGACACGCAGAGAAGACCCACAAAGAG TCTTGCTATACGTGAGAACCGGCACTGATGAAGTGTTCGACGCGCTCATGCTCAGCTCGCCGACGCTGTCAGGCCTGCGAGAAGCT ATTTCCGAAAAGTACGGCTTGCAAAAAGACACCATTGGGAGAATCTGCAAGAAATGCAAACGAGG AATATTGGTCAACATGGATGACAACATCATCCAACACTACAGCAACCAGTCGGCTTTCCTCATCCAGATGACTGAGCTGGCAGCTGGTCAGCTCCAAGTTACACTCGTTGAAGAATAA